GCCGGAATTGGCCCAGCTGAAGAATCTACGGCTCCTGAACCTTATGTGCAACAGGCTCAAGGGTCCGGTGCCGCCCGGCTTTGGGGACTTGCGGCGGCTGGAGGTGCTCGAGCTCTGGAACAACTCGCTTACAGGTCCCCTGCCAGCAAATCTTGGACGCAGCTCGTCGTTGCAGTGGCTCGACGCGTCCTCGAATTCGCTGTCGGGCGAGATCCCGAGCAGCCTATGCGATGGCCTCAACCTCACTAAGCTCATTCTCTTCAACAACGCCTTCTCCGGGCCGATCCCAGTCGGCTTGTCGACGTGCTTCTCGTTGGTCCGCGTGAGAATGCAGAACAACAGGCTCAATGGCACCATACCGGGCGGGCTCGGGAAGCTGCCGAAGCTCCAGAGATTGGAGTTAGCGGGCAACGATCTCGAAGGCGAAATTCCAGGCGACATCTCCATGTCAACGTCGCTCTCCTTCGTCGATCTCTCGCACAACCACCTCCAATTGTCTATCCCTTCCAACATCTTCTCCATCCCCACGTTGCAGAGCTTCATGGCGTCCGATAACCTGCTCGTCGGAGGAATCCCAGACCAGTTTCAGGACTGCCCGACGCTGGCCGCGCTCGACTTGTCGAACAACCGCCTCACCGGAGGCATCCCAGCGAGCCTCGCCTCGTGCCAGAGGATCGTCAGCTTGGACTTACATGGCAACAGGATGACCGGGCAGATCCCCGTTGCAATCGCGATGATGCCGGCGCTCGCAATCCTTGACCTGTCGAACAATCTCCTGACGGGCTCTATTCCGGAGaacttcggaagctcgccggctcTCGAAACCTTGAATTTGTCCTACAACAATCTCTCCGGACCTGTCCCGAGTAATGGGATCCTGAGGACCATCAATCCCGACGAACTCGCCGGCAATTCGGGCCTTTGCGGTGGCGTGCTAGCGCCATGTGACTCGGATGCCGACGTGGGGTGGCCCGAGAGACGAAAGAGTGCTCATCTGACGCACATTGTTGCGGGGTGGATGACGGGGATCTCTGCAGTCCTCGCCTTCTGTATAGTTCTTTTGGGAGCTCAGCATCTCTACAAGAAGTGGTACGTCAACGGCAGCTGCTGCGGAGGGCGGTTCGACGTAGAGAACGGCGAATGGCCGTGGAGGCTGACCGCATTTCAGCGGCTCAGCTTCGCGAGCAGCGACATACTCGCCTGCGTCAAGGAGGCCAACGTGATCGGCATGGGCGCCACCGGGATCGTCTACAAGGCGGAACTGCAGAGACCGCACGCGGCGGTCGCAGTCAAGAAGCTCTGGCGGGCTGGATCGCCCGAGCCCGGAAGCTCGAACCTCAGGGCCGACATTGCCGGAGAAGTAAACGTACTGGGGAAGCTGAGGCACCGCAACATCGTGCGTCTGCTTGGCTACATGCGCAACGACACCGACACCATGATCCTATACGAGTACATGCCGCACGGAAGCCTGTGGGAGGCGCTGCACGGGCCGCAGGCCGGCGGCCGGGTGCTGCCCGACTGGGTGTCGCGGTACAATGTGGCAGTCGGAGTCGCACAGGGCCTCGCGTACCTCCACCATGATTGCCACCCTCCCATCATTCACCGTGACATCAAGTCCAACAACATCTTACTGGACGCCAACCTGGAGGCGAGGATCGCCGACTTCGGCCTCGCCAAAATGATGGCGAGGACGAACGAGACGGTGTCGGTGGTCGCCGGATCTTATGGTTACATCGCTCCAGGCATGCTTGCTCTTACTTCGCTCTGTTCCGACCTCGTCGAAACATCACACATATCAGTCATCTAAATGCTGTTCTTTCCGTGGCAGAGTATGGCTACACCACGAAGGTGGATCAGAAGAGTGACATCTACAGCTTCGGGGTGGTTCTCATGGAGCTCGTCACAGGGAAGAGGCCGATCGAGCCGGAGTTCGGCGAGAGCCAAGACATCGTCGGGTGGGTTCGCGACAACGTGAGGGGCGACCGAGGAGTCGAGGCAGTGCTCGACCCGAGTGTCGGAGGCCAATGCAAGCATGTGCAGGAGGAGATGGTTTTAGTGCTCCGGATCGCAGTGCTGTGCACGGCGAAGCTTCCCAAGGACCGGCCGTCGACGAGGGACGTGCTCACCATGCTCGGCGAGGCGAAGCCCCGGAgaaaaagcagcagcagcagtagcagtagcGCAGGTGTAGGAAGCACCGTAGTGGACAAGGATAAGCCTGTCTTCAGTACATCACCGCATTCCGGTTACCTCTAGCCATCAGCACGTAGTGCTTTTCTTACTCATCCTGTAGATTAATGTGATTGCGAGCTTGTATCAGACGTCTGTAAACAAGGTGTTCGACATAATGAGTTCCATCAGAAGGCATCAAGGAATCGGTGTCTCAGATTCTACAGCTATAGGATTGTGCACAACAATTACTGGTTGAAATGATTGCATCTAACACAAAGCTCATCTATCTCGTTTATCGAGGCATCACCAAATTCCAAGCTCTTTTCCCTTGAAATTTGATAGACCTTTGACTTTATTACAGGCTCAGCTATAGTATGCATCTTTTCAGCCACTTCGTATACATCCTTCACTATTTCTATTTGCATTGAATTGGCCACAACAGATCACATTCAAGACAGTAGTGGCTTCTCAACATCTTCAACATGCGGCTGCGGGTCATCCTTGACATCGACCGTAGTGAAATCTTCATTGTTCTTTGCCCATAAGACGACGTAGAGTCCTGCAAACATGAGAACTATTCCTGCCAGGCTGCAAAAGGATTACACTCTACCGTCAATTATTTCTTTGGCACCAACAGGATTGCAAGAAAGATCACTTGCAGAATTGCTAATGGATCCAACCAAGAATCGCTCATACCTTCCAGCAGTAATCATCTGTCTCAAGAGTACAGCTGAAAGAACAACAGTGCTGACTGTTTGAATGGGGCTAAAGATGGCAACCAGAACTGGACCCTTCTTCCTGATACACCATGTCTGGAATGCAACACATACACCCACCAGAACTCCACCCTGCATGTCACAAGAACAAGAATCCTCAATTACAGCTCTCAAAAAGAATGTTAAAGAGTGTCTCACAGAGAATAGCCCAGTACCAGCAGGACAACTCCCACAATTCTTGCAATGCTTAGGGTGGAAGGACCAACACTGATGTTGCCTTCACTTATGATTTGCCACAGTGCAGTGAGAAGGGAGCCCATCACAGAGGTCACTACAACCAGAGATAAAGGTGCTTGGAATTCAACCATAGTTGCAGCCTGCAAGGAACATACAATTTTGTTCTACTCAACTGAAAGGTAACAGGTCTATCGATCTGTATGATGTAACACAAGTCAGATGATGAAGCTACTTACCTGCAAAACAGTGGTGCAAGATAAGAACACAACCCCTGTTAAGAGATAGAAGCAGCCTAGCATCCAGTCACTGTAGATGGCCTTGTCCAATGTAAAGGGCTTGGACAAGAGAGCTGATAGATTAGATGTTAAACTAGGTGATTCAGATGGGGTTTGCAAGAAGCACATGGCCATAGCCCCAGTCAAGCACACCAAGGTTCCCATGATCTTGGCTCTGCTGTACCAGCAACATGCGTCGAACTTCTCAAACCTGCAAGGCCACCCAATCCACTGTAAGAATTCATGCATTGCCTTCAGAATCGTGCATGAGAAAAAAAGGCACTGAAAACTTTACAGAGGATTAGGTACCTGAGGCAGGCTGCAATGATGAAGATGAGGCCAGGAGCCAGGTTAGGCATTGCAGAGGCAATATCTGGAGAAGCTTTCTTGATTCCCACCAATGTCAGAGCTTGGAATATGGTTACCCTGATGAGTTGCAGAAGAATCATCATATGTCAGTAGTTTTGACTCTAACAGACACCAATGCAGAAGCAAGAGCAGAGCTGATGTGAGAAATCGTAAAGGACATGTTTGAACAGTTGAGATACAAAACTAAGCTTAATATTTACTTCTATTTCTTCTTCTTGCTAATTCCCGATGATGCTAACTAAACTAGATAGGGAAGAACACTTACCCTCCTAAGGAGAGCAGAAAGAAATGGGATAACAGAGTAGCACTCAACTTGCGCGGCCACTTCTTCCTGCAAGCATGCAGCAGCTGATCAATACAGGAGACCACTCTGTGTGAGTTTGGCGTCAAGCATGAAAGGATTGAGACTGCAAGCGTACTTCTCGAGAACTACGGCGAAGGGGAGGACGACGACGGCGGTGACCAAGTTTCCGAAGACGACGAGGAACAACGGGTTGACGCCGGCCGCGAAGACGCCGGTCAAGAACACCATATACACTCCATACATGACTTGCGCTCCGAAGTTGCCGGAGACAATGAAGAGCTCCTCCCAAAACCCACCTCTGGATGATTTCAACATCTTTATGATGGGGAAACTCAACGAGCTGGAGAGCTCCTcgtccttctcctcttcccctttcTAACACGCACTTCAAGCTTCAACCACCAAACTTCCGGTCTGCAAGTCACTCCGTGCAGATATTGTTCCTTGGGTGGACTACAAGACACCCATGTCTCCACTTTATATAGACTTCCTTACAGTGTTGATGTCTACGATGTGTTCTTATTGGTTGTGCGCCTCCATGGAGTCAACCAAAGGGTTCAACGGAAGCAAAGCATGACCTCCAAAGACGAAGCCTCCCTCGCGCCACTCTACATGGTGGAGATTACGGCGGATAACAGAATATTGTCTTTCTTGGTGCCTTCCCGTCACCTAATTGGAGGAACGAAGTGGGGCGCGACGGAATCCTTTCACGGAGACTGAAGCGGGTGAAGCCGCGGGCGGATCGATTGGTGCATGATGTCGGCCATGCGCGCCGCATGCGGGCACGCTTCCTAGGAATTAGCTGAACCCGCCACGCTTGTGGGTCAAGACTCTGTTGAGTGCACATAAATAGATCGCATTGCGCATCTCTTTCATGTCAATTTCATTTACTTGGCTATCAATAGATGGATTTCACAGATCTATAAAGCATGAATTAAGATTATGTAAGTAAAAGATATAcgttttttgttttatttattggtAAGGTAAGTCATTTACAATTCTGAATCATGGAAACaacataggtatcatgatgggctcCAATTCTTGATCTCAACAGCATTCTGAACTCAAACATTGCTTGTACTCTTTCCCTTACGTATTGGATGCAAGTTAAGCCACACTAACTGCTTGATAGTGACCCCTAAGTTCAGCTTAGGAGTGCCTCGGAGCTCAACCATGTCCTCGACAAGTGAAGGTTCCTCAAAAGAGCTGCATCTCAACCACACTATATAGGATATGCAACAAAAATTCATAGGTCAGTGATAGAAAAGGGCGACCCAAAGCACGAGGCTCCTACAAACAGAGTTTTTGATTCCAATAATGAGGCTTTGCAATTcacaaagaacaaaaaatatgCGTAACGATGATTATTAGAGCACCAGAATCACTCTTTGTGAAGAGTGACAATGTCTCTGTATCCTACAAAAAGCATATGTTACTGGACAATCTCTCTCAACCTTGGGAGAATCCTGATTCAGTTGCAATCATCTCCTATGGAAGCTGATGAAATCCATGTGCAAGAGGATTCAATCTATCAATGAGCACTTAAATATACACTTGTGAAGCAAATTTAGGATTGCGATTTGTCCTAAGATAATTGATCTATCAATAAGCACTTAAATATGCACTTGTGAAGCAAATTTAGGATCACAATTCGTTCTAAGATAATTGATCCATTAGCATAGAGGTAGTCGAGCAACAATCTCTAAACCTTAATTCAATAGCATAGAGAAAATAGTTCAAGAAAAATCATTAATATGTTTGAGCACCCATCTTTTCGTGACTACAAATCCAACTTCGAGATCCAAGCTGAAGTGAGATCAGAAACATTTCACTtcaaaatttccagaattcataaaAACCCATTCACTGTCCAAAGAAAAAGAACTCTAGTAAGTTGACAGTAATAATAAATAGATGGAGTCAACTGTGAGGTAATTCCATTTTGCACAAGAAAGCAACAATGTGTAGAGTGCACAAAAATGGAGATTTCCTCCAAACACATTGTAAGAACACAAGCATTTTGCAAGACACCGTACCAGTCAATGGAAACTGAATACATTCTCACTAGAGAGGAAATTTTGTTATAGCTAttcacaaactcattcaaattatgTTATATCTTCCTGTAAATGTTGACTTTGTCACTGGTACTGCTGCCTCCCAGCATTTTATTAGTAATGGTTGCAGCTCCTTGTCCAACAAATTGAGCTGCATGTGAATCTTCTGCAATTTGCAGCGATGAAACAGCCTGTGCAGCCAAAATTTCTGCAGAAATATCTGGTCCTTGACTTGCCTTGTGAAAATGCGGTGATTGAACATCTTCCGTAAATAATTGAGGAGGCAATGGCAATCCAATCCCCCAACTGTTCCACTTCCATGAAGGATTATATGCGTTGGTTCCCAACCCCCATCCATCAATAGAATAATTTGTGAAGCTTTGATAATCCATGGAAATATCAATATTACTTGAATACTCCCAATGGTTATGCTTACTGGTATTGTTTATCATGAAATGACAGGATTCATCGGCATCTTCCCCTCCTAGGACATGAAGAGCGACTGCTTCAGCAATTGAGGCTCCTTCTTCATCCAGCCTTTTCTGTTCTTCTATCTTCTTCTGTTTCTTCTGCTCTAATTCAGATCGTAGAGCAGCAGAAGTTGCAAGTGCTTTCTCTAAGCGCCTCTTTTTCTTCTCAGCCTGCTTCAGACGATCCAGCTCACCCTTGGCctgcttcttttttcctttcttcatGGCCGCGCTTACCTGACCACATCTTATTTTCTCCATAACTACTTATACCTCTAATATACTGAATTCAGCTTATCTTCAAATGACTAATATGAGAGGAAATTGATTCTGAAACCAACTCCAGACCTAATAATTCATAAACTTCTCTTCTTGTAAGAAAAATGAAAACTACTTAAGCAGTTAATCCTTTAACCCTACGCCCATTCAGGTCTGAAGGAGTATCTAATTTTGCGAAAAATGCAATCCCAAAAGGATACAACAGGAGAAAGCAGGATAGAGAAATGATTAATTTCTAAGGCATTTCTGATGGCTTTTTTCCCTGACTTCTTGCAGCAGAGATGCTCCCCCATATTAATAACACCAAAATAGCAAAGCACCAACCACAAGTCCTATTGTAAGGATCAAAATACTCGATCACACAGATCTGCATAAAAGCCAAACCATGTGTACATCAGTATCTCAACCCAATTGTTTGCTccacatgaaaaatattatatatacataagcAGGAGTTATACATGGTAAAAGAATTGCTGTGACATGATGGGCGTAAAACTCTCATCAAAATCCTATCGTGAGAGTGCTCTTAATCAATCAGATACAATAAGGAAACAGATCATCTTATTATTAGAGTATTTGCACCCTACAGCGGGTTCTACACCTCTACTCAATGTTACACCAATTACTTTTTTTCTTGATCTCTATACATAATCCACTAGATGTTTTCCAATGATTTGATATCAAATTTCAGGTCTTTAATCCAATCGGAGTTACTACTATATTCATAGTAACTGTGAGCAAAAGTCAAACTCATGTGCATATCAACAACTCTGGCTCTGTTGTGTTAACACAAAAAATTAAGGAGTTGATTAAAAGTTCAACTTATATGCGCATCATCATGCTCAACAAGTCTAGAAGCCTTATATGGATGATCAAAGAATCCGACATATAGACAAACATGAAAAATGAATGCAGATGGTAATGAGAGTCCTTATATGTTTCAATTACTTGATACATATCATGAAGTGTCTGGTAGGTGTCAACATCTGACATGGACACAACATGCATTTTGAAATTGCTGTGTTTCATAGCTCCAACCCCAAAGGGTACAAGAGCAAGACATTTTGTTAACCAAACATACCACATCATATAGCAAGTGCAGTTTAATGAGAatgaagaaatgacttagaaaattcTGATATCAATCATTACTCTTTAAAAAAAGCAATAACAAGTAGGAGCAAGTATCTTACCAACTAAGTAAACAGTAAGGCCCCCACATCATATAGTGAGTACAGTTTAATGAGAACGAAGTAATAAGAATTCAGATATCAATTGTCACTCTTGAAGCAAAGAAATACTATGCAAGTGCAAGAATCATACCAGCTAAGTATACAGTAAGGTCCCCACAAATTAGCCAACTCAATTAAGTTCTTAAAACAAATTCAGCATCGTAGATATGAGACCTACATACCtcagattcatcatataaaatctaAGTAtcttctctaaaaaaaaaaaagatgcagcAAACATAATGATGCAACAAATGTTTATAACAGGACCTGTAATTCCTAAAGATGGTAAGGTATTTCCATCTCATAATTCAGGATCTCAAGTCCTAACTAGCTAACCGTTAATGCTAACTACAGCTACATCATATGTCTTTAATGAATTCCTCTGTCAGAAAATGCAGGCTGCACT
This Musa acuminata AAA Group cultivar baxijiao chromosome BXJ1-2, Cavendish_Baxijiao_AAA, whole genome shotgun sequence DNA region includes the following protein-coding sequences:
- the LOC135597779 gene encoding WAT1-related protein At5g47470-like; the protein is MLKSSRGGFWEELFIVSGNFGAQVMYGVYMVFLTGVFAAGVNPLFLVVFGNLVTAVVVLPFAVVLEKKKWPRKLSATLLSHFFLLSLGGVTIFQALTLVGIKKASPDIASAMPNLAPGLIFIIAACLRFEKFDACCWYSRAKIMGTLVCLTGAMAMCFLQTPSESPSLTSNLSALLSKPFTLDKAIYSDWMLGCFYLLTGVVFLSCTTVLQAATMVEFQAPLSLVVVTSVMGSLLTALWQIISEGNISVGPSTLSIARIVGVVLLGGVLVGVCVAFQTWCIRKKGPVLVAIFSPIQTVSTVVLSAVLLRQMITAGSLAGIVLMFAGLYVVLWAKNNEDFTTVDVKDDPQPHVEDVEKPLLS
- the LOC103971816 gene encoding uncharacterized protein LOC103971816, which translates into the protein MEKIRCGQVSAAMKKGKKKQAKGELDRLKQAEKKKRRLEKALATSAALRSELEQKKQKKIEEQKRLDEEGASIAEAVALHVLGGEDADESCHFMINNTSKHNHWEYSSNIDISMDYQSFTNYSIDGWGLGTNAYNPSWKWNSWGIGLPLPPQLFTEDVQSPHFHKASQGPDISAEILAAQAVSSLQIAEDSHAAQFVGQGAATITNKMLGGSSTSDKVNIYRKI
- the LOC135597777 gene encoding MDIS1-interacting receptor like kinase 1-like; this translates as MQQPIGLLLFSFFFFSVLLSCAAISSAAGATADDEISALLAIKSGLVDPLDALRDWRSPADPRDSMHCNWTGVGCNSFGSVEKLDLSHMNLSGLIADDVQRLRNLTTLNLCCNAFSSSFPKSLSGLSLLGELDVSANAFVGQFPSGLGSSPALTIVNASGNNFVGPLPEDLSNATSLEIIDLRGSFFQGSIPTSYGSLRKLKFLGLSGNNLTGKIPVELSELTSLEKLIIGYNELEGSIPAEFGNLFNLRYLDLAVGNLDGAIPPELGKLQQLTTLYLYKNDLEGEIPKEFGNLSALVMLDVSDNQISGPIPPELAQLKNLRLLNLMCNRLKGPVPPGFGDLRRLEVLELWNNSLTGPLPANLGRSSSLQWLDASSNSLSGEIPSSLCDGLNLTKLILFNNAFSGPIPVGLSTCFSLVRVRMQNNRLNGTIPGGLGKLPKLQRLELAGNDLEGEIPGDISMSTSLSFVDLSHNHLQLSIPSNIFSIPTLQSFMASDNLLVGGIPDQFQDCPTLAALDLSNNRLTGGIPASLASCQRIVSLDLHGNRMTGQIPVAIAMMPALAILDLSNNLLTGSIPENFGSSPALETLNLSYNNLSGPVPSNGILRTINPDELAGNSGLCGGVLAPCDSDADVGWPERRKSAHLTHIVAGWMTGISAVLAFCIVLLGAQHLYKKWYVNGSCCGGRFDVENGEWPWRLTAFQRLSFASSDILACVKEANVIGMGATGIVYKAELQRPHAAVAVKKLWRAGSPEPGSSNLRADIAGEVNVLGKLRHRNIVRLLGYMRNDTDTMILYEYMPHGSLWEALHGPQAGGRVLPDWVSRYNVAVGVAQGLAYLHHDCHPPIIHRDIKSNNILLDANLEARIADFGLAKMMARTNETVSVVAGSYGYIAPEYGYTTKVDQKSDIYSFGVVLMELVTGKRPIEPEFGESQDIVGWVRDNVRGDRGVEAVLDPSVGGQCKHVQEEMVLVLRIAVLCTAKLPKDRPSTRDVLTMLGEAKPRRKSSSSSSSSAGVGSTVVDKDKPVFSTSPHSGYL